One Brassica napus cultivar Da-Ae chromosome C4, Da-Ae, whole genome shotgun sequence genomic region harbors:
- the LOC106451148 gene encoding auxin-responsive protein IAA13 isoform X1 — protein sequence MISELEMGKAESELELGLGLSLGGGTAAKIGKPGGGGAWGERGRLLTAKDFPSVGSKRAADSASHAGASPPRSSSQVVGWPPIGSHRMNSLAAKSAREEEEAGKKKVKDDEPKDVNKKVQVGFIKVNMDGVAIGRKVDLNAHSSYENLAQTLEDMFFRGNPGTIGLTGQFTKPLRLLDGSSEFVLTYEDKEGDWMLVGDVPWRMFITSVKRLRVMKTSEANGLAARHQESNERQRK from the exons aTGATTTCTGAGCTTGAGATGGGGAAAGCTGAGAGTGAGCTAGAACTTGGTCTAGGGCTCAGTCTTGGCGGTGGAACGGCGGCCAAGATTGGTAAACcaggcggcggcggcgcgtgggGAGAGCGTGGGAGGCTCTTGACTGCAAAAGATTTTCCTTCTGTTGGCTCTAAACGAGCTGCTGACTCGGCTTCTCACGCTGGTGCATCTCCTCCTCGTTCAAG CAGTCAAGTTGTGGGATGGCCACCTATTGGATCTCACAGGATGAACAGTTTAGCTGCAAAGTCGGCGAGGGAAGAAGAGGAAGCTGGTAAGAAGAAAGTGAAAGATGATGAGCCTAAAGATGTGAACAAGAAAGTGCAAGTTGGGTTTATTAAGGTGAACATGGACGGAGTTGCTATAGGAAGGAAAGTGGATTTGAATGCTCATTCTTCTTACGAGAATCTGGCGCAGACACTGGAAGATATGTTCTTTCGCGGTAACCCGGGTACTATCGGGTTAACGGGTCAGTTCACCAAGCCGCTGAGGCTTTTAGATGGATCTTCTGAGTTTGTACTTACTTATGAAGACAAGGAAGGTGACTGGATGCTTGTTGGTGATGTCCCATGGAG aatGTTCATCACTTCGGTGAAAAGGCTTAGGGTGATGAAAACCTCTGAAGCTAATGGACTCG CTGCAAGACATCAAGAATCGAACGAGAGACAAAGAAAGTGA
- the LOC106451148 gene encoding auxin-responsive protein IAA13 isoform X2 produces MISELEMGKAESELELGLGLSLGGGTAAKIGKPGGGGAWGERGRLLTAKDFPSVGSKRAADSASHAGASPPRSSQVVGWPPIGSHRMNSLAAKSAREEEEAGKKKVKDDEPKDVNKKVQVGFIKVNMDGVAIGRKVDLNAHSSYENLAQTLEDMFFRGNPGTIGLTGQFTKPLRLLDGSSEFVLTYEDKEGDWMLVGDVPWRMFITSVKRLRVMKTSEANGLAARHQESNERQRK; encoded by the exons aTGATTTCTGAGCTTGAGATGGGGAAAGCTGAGAGTGAGCTAGAACTTGGTCTAGGGCTCAGTCTTGGCGGTGGAACGGCGGCCAAGATTGGTAAACcaggcggcggcggcgcgtgggGAGAGCGTGGGAGGCTCTTGACTGCAAAAGATTTTCCTTCTGTTGGCTCTAAACGAGCTGCTGACTCGGCTTCTCACGCTGGTGCATCTCCTCCTCGTTCAAG TCAAGTTGTGGGATGGCCACCTATTGGATCTCACAGGATGAACAGTTTAGCTGCAAAGTCGGCGAGGGAAGAAGAGGAAGCTGGTAAGAAGAAAGTGAAAGATGATGAGCCTAAAGATGTGAACAAGAAAGTGCAAGTTGGGTTTATTAAGGTGAACATGGACGGAGTTGCTATAGGAAGGAAAGTGGATTTGAATGCTCATTCTTCTTACGAGAATCTGGCGCAGACACTGGAAGATATGTTCTTTCGCGGTAACCCGGGTACTATCGGGTTAACGGGTCAGTTCACCAAGCCGCTGAGGCTTTTAGATGGATCTTCTGAGTTTGTACTTACTTATGAAGACAAGGAAGGTGACTGGATGCTTGTTGGTGATGTCCCATGGAG aatGTTCATCACTTCGGTGAAAAGGCTTAGGGTGATGAAAACCTCTGAAGCTAATGGACTCG CTGCAAGACATCAAGAATCGAACGAGAGACAAAGAAAGTGA
- the LOC106453477 gene encoding receptor like protein 23-like, which yields MSHSRLCLLSALLLCCVFETSFLTIDALLVTGFSACRPDQIEALVQFKEEFDSRGCNHNDYVNGVRCNNVTGAVKKLHLPSGCLSGTLKPNSSLFRLQHLRYLNLSNNDFTSSPLPSAFGNLNRLEVLFLSSNGFVGQVPSSFSNLSQLSLLDLSWNELTGDFPPPLGNLSKLTRLSLSDNEFSGALDPNNSLFGLHNLRGLSLAYNYFTTSSSSFFSGFEKLNRLEILFLASNDFHGQIPSSISNLTQLSILGLDDNRLTGSILPLQNLTNLSVLGLVDNNFTGPLPSYILTMPFMSYLDLRGNHFTGPIEVSNSSLSSSRLEHLLLGYNQFEGQILDTVSKLTTLIDINLSFLNISYPIDFRIFSSLKSLLKLDLSGNSISPASLSSDSNIPLPLRYLVLRDCNIGRFPKLLNSLQDLEILDISKNRIKGKVPEWLWKNLPRLSFVKLAKNLFDGFEGSAEVLVNSSVNILDLSLNRFEGAMPILPLSIKILGARYNHFTGNIPLSICSRSSSLEVLDLAYNNVTGAIPQCLSNLRVVKLRKNNLEGSLPDMFSVGATLRTLDVGYNQLTGKLPRSLLNCSFIKFISVDNNRIEDTFPFWLKASRDLQVLTLSSNRFYGHISPPDQGPLGFPQLRILEVSDNNFTGNLPANYFVNWKAPSLKTNIFGRMYMTDYENGDFADEDTIDLRYKGLHMEQQMALTSYTTIDFSGNKLEGQIPESVGLLKTLIALNLSNNAFTGHIPMSLSNVSKLESLDLSRNQLTGTIPNGLGSLSFLAFIDVSYNQLKGEIPQGTQFNGQAESSFEGNAGLCGLPLQESCFHPSVPPMQHPNQEEEEEGVGLNWKGVAIGYAPGVLLGFVIGQVVASYKPEWLVNIIGTNILRTR from the coding sequence ATGTCGCATTCGCGTCTTTGTTTACTCTCAGCACTCTTACTCTGTTGTGTCTTTGAAACAAGCTTCTTAACTATAGATGCTCTGCTTGTTACTGGTTTTTCTGCTTGTCGTCCCGATCAGATTGAAGCCCTCGTGCAATTCAAGGAGGAGTTTGATTCCCGTGGTTGCAACCACAACGACTATGTCAATGGTGTCCGGTGCAACAACGTTACGGGTGCGGTCAAGAAATTACACCTCCCAAGTGGCTGTCTCAGTGGAACTCTGAAGCCTAACAGTAGCCTCTTCCGATTGCAACATCTCCGTTACCTCAACCTCTCTAACAACGACTTCACTTCATCTCCACTCCCTTCCGCTTTCGGCAATCTCAACAGACTAGaggttttatttctttcctCTAATGGTTTCGTAGGTCAAGTTCCTTCCTCATTTAGTAACCTAAGCCAACTTTCCCTTTTAGACCTATCCTGGAACGAGCTcactggtgattttccaccacctCTAGGCAATCTAAGCAAGCTAACTCGACTAAGCCTTTCCGATAATGAGTTCTCAGGAGCTTTGGATCCCAACAACAGCCTCTTTGGGTTGCATAATCTCCGTGGCCTTAGTCTTGCTTACAACTACTtcaccacctcctcctcttcattcTTTTCCGGATTCGAAAAACTAAATAGATTAGAGATCTTGTTTCTTGCCTCTAATGACTTCCATGGCCAAATACCTTCCTCCATTAGTAACCTCACCCAACTTTCCATTCTAGGTCTTGATGATAACAGGCTCACTGGTAGTATCCTACCTCTACAGAATCTAACCAATCTCTCAGTGTTAGGGCTTGTCGATAATAACTTCACTGGACCCCTCCCTTCTTATATACTCACTATGCCTTTCATGTCATATCTTGATCTACGTGGAAACCATTTCACCGGCCCCATTGAAGTTTCAAACtcctctttgtcttcttctagGCTAGAGCATCTGCTCCTTGGGTATAACCAATTTGAAGGTCAGATCCTAGACACTGTCTCAAAGCTTACCACCCTAATAGATATCAACCTTTCTTTCCTAAACATAAGCTACCCAATTGACTTTAGAATCTTCTCGTCTCTCAAATCTTTGTTGAAGCTTGATCTTTCAGGTAATAGTATATCACCAGCTAGTTTAAGTTCAGATTCAAACATCCCACTGCCCCTAAGATACTTAGTATTGAGAGACTGCAACATCGGACGGTtcccaaaattattaaattctcTCCAAGACTTGGAAATATTAGACATTTCCAagaatagaatcaaagggaagGTCCCTGAATGGTTATGGAAGAATCTTCCTCGTCTCAGCTTCGTGAAGCTTGCTAAAAATCTTTTCGATGGATTTGAAGGTTCAGcagaagttttagtaaattcaTCAGTGAACATATTAGACTTGTCCTTAAACCGTTTTGAAGGAGCAATGCCAATTCTACCACTCTCTATCAAAATATTGGGAGCACGGTACAATCATTTCACAGGAAACATACCTCTTTCAATATGCAGCCGAAGCTCCTCTCTTGAGGTTCTTGATCTAGCCTACAACAACGTCACCGGTGCAATTCCTCAGTGTCTAAGCAACCTTCGGGTAGTGAAACTTCGAAAAAACAACTTGGAAGGAAGCCTTCCGGACATGTTCTCAGTGGGTGCCACGTTGCGCACACTTGATGTTGGCTACAACCAACTAACGGGGAAGCTTCCAAGATCTCTTCTAAATTGCTCCTTTATCAAGTTCATAAGTGTTGACAACAACAGAATCGAAGACACGTTTCCTTTCTGGCTCAAGGCTTCACGAGATTTGCAAGTCCTTACTCTCAGTTCAAATAGATTTTATGGTCATATCTCTCCTCCAGATCAAGGTCCCTTAGGGTTTCCTCAGCTACGAATACTTGAGGTATCGGATAACAACTTCACTGGAAACTTGCCAGCAAACTACTTTGTGAACTGGAAAGCACCATCACTCAAGACGAATATATTTGGGAGGATGTATATGACAGACTACGAGAATGGTGACTTTGCTGATGAAGACACGATAGACTTGCGATACAAAGGTCTACACATGGAGCAACAGATGGCCCTTACTTCCTACACAACCATTGACTTTTCTGGAAACAAACTTGAAGGACAGATTCCTGAATCTGTTGGTCTCTTGAAGACACTTATTGCACTCAACTTATCCAACAACGCCTTCACAGGACACATTCCTATGTCTTTGTCAAATGTTTCCAAGCTCGAGTCACTCGACCTTTCAAGAAACCAACTCACAGGGACTATTCCTAATGGACTTGGAAGCCTCTCGTTTTTGGCGTTCATAGATGTGTCTTATAACCAACTCAAAGGTGAAATACCACAAGGAACTCAATTTAACGGGCAAGCTGAATCATCATTTGAAGG